The Argentina anserina chromosome 3, drPotAnse1.1, whole genome shotgun sequence genome includes a region encoding these proteins:
- the LOC126789014 gene encoding 40S ribosomal protein S25-like, with translation MAPKKEKAPPPSSKPAKSGGGKQKKKKWSKGKQKEKVNNMVLFDQATYDKLLSEAPKFKLITPSILSDRLRINGSLARRAIKDLMARGSIRMISAHASQQIYTRATNT, from the exons ATG GCACCCAAGAAGGAAAAGGCTCCCCCACCGTCTTCAAAGCCAGCGAAATCAGGCGGAGGcaagcagaagaagaagaagtggaGCAAGGGAAAGCAAAAGGAGAAGGTCAACAACATGGTCTTGTTCGATCAGGCCACTTATGATAAGCTCCTCTCTGAAGCCCCCAAGTTCAAGCTCATCACTCCTTCTATCTTGTCTGACAGGCTCAGG ATTAATGGATCATTGGCACGGCGCGCCATTAAGGATTTGATGGCAAGGGGTTCTATCAGGATGATTTCTGCTCATGCTAGCCAGCAGATTTACACCAGGGCCACCAATACCTGA
- the LOC126789013 gene encoding 40S ribosomal protein S25-like: protein MAPKKEKAPPPSSKPAKSGGGKQKKKKWSKGKQKEKVNNMVLFDQATYDKLLSEAPKFKLITPSILSDRLRINGSLARRAIKDLMARGSIRMISAHASQQIYTRATNT from the exons ATG GCACCCAAGAAGGAAAAGGCTCCCCCACCGTCCTCAAAGCCCGCGAAGTCAGGCGGAGGcaagcagaagaagaagaagtggaGCAAGGGAAAGCAAAAGGAGAAGGTCAACAACATGGTCTTGTTCGATCAGGCCACTTATGACAAGCTCCTCTCCGAAGCTCCCAAGTTCAAGCTCATCACTCCTTCTATCTTGTCTGACAGGCTCAGA ATTAATGGATCATTGGCACGCCGCGCCATTAAGGATTTGATGGCTAGGGGTTCTATCAGGATGATTTCTGCTCATGCTAGTCAGCAGATTTACACCAGAGCCACCAATACCTAA